A stretch of Mastacembelus armatus chromosome 1, fMasArm1.2, whole genome shotgun sequence DNA encodes these proteins:
- the LOC113128706 gene encoding germ cell-specific gene 1-like protein, whose protein sequence is MKTSRRCRTLLSVTLNFFALFFSITAFITTYWCVGTQRVPKPKCSKLRTHQCIDYGVNETDPNKVVYSWETGDDRFLFRQFHTGIWISCEENIHDESERCRSFIDLAPASEKGMLWLSLVSEMLYIVLLVVGFSLMCLELVHSSNIIDGLKLNAFAAVFTVLSGLLGMVAHVMYTQVFQVTVSLGPPDWRPYNWDYGWSFCMAWASFTCCMGASVTTLNSYTKTVIEFRHKRKTFEQSIREEQAREAFGYFREPSVHSLSKSVEFYSSQTLQSGRKTPIPADSLDLSDITPSLGEEQC, encoded by the exons ATGAAGACGAGTCGCAGATGCAGGACCCTTCTCTCGGTTACCTTGAACTTCTTCGCCCTGTTTTTCTCCATAACTGCGTTCATTACGACTTACTGGTGCGTGGGGACCCAGAGGGTGCCCAAGCCGAAGTGCAGCAAGCTGCGGACACACCAGTGTATAGACTACGGAGTGAACGAGACGGACCCGAACAAAGTGGTGTACAGCTGGGAGACCGGGGACGACCGGTTCCTGTTCCGACAGTTCCACACAGGCATCTGGATCTCATGTGAGGAAAACATCCACGACGAAA GTGAGAGGTGTCGAAGCTTCATTGATTTGGCCCCTGCATCAGAGAAAG ggATGCTGTGGCTGTCGCTGGTTTCTGAGATGCTGTACATTGTTCTGTTGGTGGTGGGCTTCAGTCTCATGTGTTTGGAGCTGGTCCACTCCAGCAACATCATTGATGGTCTCAAACTCAATGCCTTCGCTGCCGTCTTCACAGTGCTCTCAG GTCTTCTTGGCATGGTGGCTCATGTCATGTACACACAGGTCTTCCAGGTCACCGTCAGCCTCGGTCCACCAGACTGGAGACCTTACAACTGGGACTACGGCTGGTCCTTCTG CATGGCCTGGGCGTCCTTTACCTGCTGTATGGGCGCATCAGTCACCACCCTCAACTCCTACACGAAGACTGTCATTGAGTTCAGGCACAAACGCAAGACCTTCGAGCAAAGCATTCGTGAGGAGCAAGCAAGGGAGGCTTTCGGGTATTTCCGGGAGCCCTCAGTGCACTCCCTCTCCAAGTCCGTGGAGTTTTATTCCAGCCAGACCCTGCAGAGTGGCAGGAAAACCCCCATACCTGCAGACTCTCTGGATTTGAGTGACATTACACCATCTTTAGGGGAAGAGCAGTGCTGA